The following coding sequences are from one Nicotiana tomentosiformis chromosome 3, ASM39032v3, whole genome shotgun sequence window:
- the LOC104098814 gene encoding MYB-like transcription factor 4 — MGRSPCCEKSHTNKGAWTKEEDERLIAYIKAHGEGCWRSLPKAAGLLRCGKSCRLRWINYLRPDLKRGNFTEEEDELIIKLHSLLGNKWSLIAGRLPGRTDNEIKNYWNTHIRRKLLSRGIDPTTHRAINESSTQKVTSISFASGNDEKINIKAEFGTIKEDEISSRPVKEECPDLNLELRISPPYQQNQQNRALEQSTTGSWRTSPICFTCNLGLKKSKDCSCSDSSNRNGCSSSRNISINIAGYDFLGLKTNGLDYRTLETK; from the exons ATGGGAAGATCACCTTGCTGTGAGAAATCACATACAAATAAAGGAGCATGGactaaagaagaagatgaaaggCTTATAGCATACATAAAAGCTCATGGCGAAGGGTGTTGGAGATCACTTCCTAAAGCTGCTGGACTTTTGAGGTGTGGCAAAAGTTGCCGTCTCCGATGGATTAATTACTTGAGGCCTGATCTCAAACGTGGTAATTTtactgaagaagaagatgaacTCATTATCAAACTCCACAGCCTCCTCGGAAACAA GTGGTCGCTTATAGCTGGAAGACTACCAGGAAGAACAGATAATGAGATAAAAAATTATTGGAATACTCATATAAGGAGGAAACTATTGAGTCGCGGTATTGATCCTACAACACACCGGGCTATAAACGAGTCTAGCACACAAAAAGTGACATCAATTTCTTTTGCTTCTGGGAATGATGAGAAGATCAACATTAAAGCTGAATTTGGAACAATCAAGGAAGATGAAATTAGTAGCAGACCAGTTAAAGAAGAGTGTCCTGACTTAAATCTTGAGCTCAGAATTAGCCCTCCTTACCAACAAAACCAACAGAACAGGGCATTGGAACAGAGTACTACTGGTTCGTGGAGGACTAGCCCTATATGTTTTACATGCAATTTAGGATTAAAGAAGAGTAAAGATTGCAGTTGTAGTGACAGTAGTAATAGAAATGGTTGCAGCAGTAGCAGGAATATAAGTATAAATATTGCTGGTTATGACTTTCTAGGATTAAAGACAAATGGTTTGGACTACAGAACCTTGGAGACTAAGTGA